A window from Nitrospiraceae bacterium encodes these proteins:
- the glnE gene encoding bifunctional [glutamate--ammonia ligase]-adenylyl-L-tyrosine phosphorylase/[glutamate--ammonia-ligase] adenylyltransferase translates to MEKFIKSAVHSTPDPERARKNLEIFCEKNPDYIDKLRASIESVSLLFSYSQFLSVFCILNPDILFRTLENINDQFRKDSLTVLLRERFISEADHMKAVRMFRKEEMLKITLRDILKKTDIAETMLELSLLADVIVDESLKIVKKNLTSTYGTPEQDALSVISLGKLGSEELNFSSDIDLIFVYGNEQGETSGITTMQGIRKNRINNHEYYCRAVEVLSRMLSLNTEDSFAYRVDLRLRPEGQKGSLAQSLTAYEIYYESWGRAWERAMLLRARPIAGDKNLGEEFIKMIEPFVYRKYLDHSSIHEIREIKTKINSTFKKDDIKRGYGGIREIEFFIHALQLIYGGREPLLREKNTLKTLHKLLQKNLIGNNDFSTLSENYVFLRTLEHRLQQLNDLQTYSLPSDKTEIAVLGKKMGFSESRPFLSELETRRGKTRGIYDSLFKIEKQTEEDEIIASESRILFDEEFSEAETREYLSAKGLKDIEKCVRIIQQIKNTTYHFQTLKGRRILSEILPAFVDAAIKSSNPDMSLNHLQPFSAMLSERESYLDIFIKNRALIPLLINIFSQSEYLSKTIIRRPDYLEMIGQQIIFKKTLRTIQKELRDEIQGGLSLSEAIRLMKQVDDARLGILYLQKKIDVITLVKQFSKTAEAILSNCLETPINLCIIGFGKLGGREITFNSDIDIIFITKENVTEKDIKTAERLLRLLISYTREGIAYKVDTRLRPDGTRGPLVSSIQSLTDYYRNNAAFWELQALLKARPVGGDIETAGLFMNMRKDILLRYGPLVSSHDIKAMRERIRKELSKEGAAYDIKLGEGGIEELEFTVQFLQLKNCRTYPSVLVQDTLTAIKRLRDSRVINKSDKILMYDSYIFYRNIESYLRLRGQEVLAKDDTEILDSLAGFIGLKNKDDLLLRLKDTKASIKNIYELLVS, encoded by the coding sequence ATGGAAAAATTTATCAAGTCTGCTGTTCATTCCACGCCTGATCCTGAAAGGGCACGCAAAAATCTTGAAATTTTCTGCGAGAAAAATCCTGATTATATAGACAAACTTAGAGCGAGCATAGAATCTGTTTCCCTGCTTTTCAGTTATAGTCAGTTTCTCTCTGTTTTCTGCATATTAAACCCCGATATTCTTTTTAGGACATTAGAAAATATTAATGATCAGTTCAGAAAAGACTCTCTCACTGTATTATTGAGAGAAAGATTCATTTCCGAGGCTGATCATATGAAGGCAGTGCGCATGTTCAGAAAAGAAGAGATGCTGAAAATAACTCTTCGCGATATACTTAAAAAAACGGATATTGCAGAAACAATGCTGGAACTCAGCTTGCTTGCTGATGTAATAGTTGATGAATCACTGAAAATTGTTAAAAAAAATCTCACCAGCACATATGGCACACCTGAGCAGGATGCCTTATCAGTCATTTCCCTTGGGAAACTTGGCAGCGAGGAGCTTAATTTCAGCTCTGACATTGACCTTATATTTGTTTATGGAAATGAACAAGGAGAAACATCTGGAATAACAACAATGCAGGGCATTCGCAAAAACCGAATAAACAACCATGAATATTACTGCAGGGCTGTTGAAGTCCTTAGCCGTATGCTTTCTTTGAATACAGAAGACAGTTTTGCTTACAGGGTTGACCTGAGGCTTAGGCCTGAAGGACAGAAAGGAAGCCTTGCACAATCGTTAACAGCATATGAAATCTATTACGAATCGTGGGGACGCGCATGGGAAAGGGCAATGCTGCTCAGGGCAAGGCCCATAGCAGGAGATAAAAATCTTGGAGAAGAATTTATCAAGATGATCGAACCGTTTGTGTACAGAAAATATCTTGACCACAGCTCAATACACGAAATCAGGGAGATTAAAACAAAAATTAATTCAACATTTAAAAAAGATGACATAAAAAGAGGATATGGAGGGATAAGAGAGATAGAATTTTTCATTCACGCTTTGCAGTTAATTTATGGGGGAAGAGAACCCCTTTTAAGGGAGAAAAATACTCTAAAAACCCTCCATAAACTATTACAGAAAAATCTCATCGGCAATAATGATTTTTCTACCTTGTCAGAGAATTATGTATTTTTAAGAACACTAGAGCATAGGCTACAGCAATTAAATGACCTGCAGACATACTCTCTTCCTTCTGACAAGACGGAGATTGCTGTGCTGGGTAAAAAAATGGGATTTTCAGAGAGCAGACCCTTCTTGTCAGAGCTTGAAACAAGGCGGGGGAAAACAAGGGGCATATATGATTCTCTTTTCAAAATAGAAAAGCAGACAGAAGAAGATGAAATAATTGCCTCCGAAAGCAGGATACTCTTTGACGAAGAATTCTCTGAAGCAGAGACGAGAGAATATCTCAGCGCCAAAGGATTGAAGGATATAGAGAAATGCGTTCGCATTATTCAGCAGATTAAAAATACTACATACCACTTCCAAACTTTAAAAGGCAGGAGGATATTAAGCGAGATACTTCCTGCATTTGTCGATGCAGCTATAAAAAGCTCGAATCCTGACATGTCGCTAAATCATCTTCAGCCTTTCTCAGCAATGCTCAGTGAAAGGGAATCATACCTTGATATTTTTATAAAAAACAGGGCATTGATTCCTCTGCTTATAAATATTTTTTCTCAGAGTGAATATCTGTCTAAAACAATAATAAGGCGTCCTGATTATCTTGAGATGATAGGACAGCAGATAATTTTCAAAAAAACTCTGAGAACAATACAGAAAGAACTAAGAGATGAAATACAAGGCGGACTTTCTTTAAGCGAAGCTATAAGACTGATGAAACAGGTTGACGATGCCAGACTTGGCATTCTTTATCTGCAGAAAAAAATTGATGTCATTACTCTTGTTAAACAGTTCAGCAAAACAGCGGAGGCAATACTTTCAAACTGTCTTGAAACTCCGATAAATCTCTGCATTATAGGATTCGGCAAATTAGGCGGGCGAGAGATTACGTTCAATTCAGATATTGATATCATTTTTATCACAAAAGAAAATGTTACTGAAAAAGACATAAAAACTGCTGAAAGGCTTTTAAGACTTCTTATCTCATACACACGGGAAGGAATAGCTTACAAAGTTGATACGAGACTCAGACCTGACGGTACAAGAGGCCCTCTAGTCTCATCTATTCAGTCGCTTACGGATTATTACAGAAACAATGCTGCTTTCTGGGAGCTTCAAGCCCTGCTCAAGGCAAGACCTGTTGGCGGCGATATAGAAACAGCAGGACTTTTCATGAATATGCGGAAAGATATACTTCTAAGATACGGGCCGCTTGTATCTTCTCATGACATAAAGGCAATGCGCGAAAGAATAAGGAAAGAGCTTTCGAAAGAAGGCGCGGCATATGACATTAAACTCGGAGAAGGCGGAATTGAGGAGCTTGAATTCACTGTCCAGTTCCTTCAGCTTAAAAACTGCAGGACATATCCTTCTGTACTTGTGCAGGATACCCTGACTGCTATCAAGAGACTCAGAGATTCGCGCGTGATAAATAAATCTGATAAAATTTTAATGTATGATTCATACATCTTTTATAGAAACATAGAAAGTTATCTTAGATTAAGAGGCCAAGAGGTTCTGGCGAAAGATGACACGGAAATATTGGATTCGCTTGCTGGATTCATAGGGTTAAAGAATAAGGATGACCTGCTTTTAAGATTAAAAGATACAAAGGCATCAATTAAAAATATCTACGAACTCCTTGTGAGTTAA
- a CDS encoding tetraacyldisaccharide 4'-kinase, whose product EEIKTYNPDAGIFFSEHKPVGFIKQSGENLPLDWAKDKDILALCAIANPESFKKTLKFLGADIKTVSSYRDHYEFKQTDIISDLQNAEECSAEWIVTTEKDMIRLRHLRLPENLVSLSIELSADEKFFEEAAN is encoded by the coding sequence AGAAGAGATCAAGACCTACAACCCTGATGCAGGCATATTCTTTTCAGAACATAAGCCAGTTGGTTTTATAAAACAATCAGGAGAAAATCTGCCTCTTGACTGGGCTAAAGATAAAGATATCCTAGCGCTTTGCGCTATTGCTAATCCTGAGTCGTTCAAAAAAACATTAAAATTTTTGGGAGCTGATATTAAAACAGTAAGCTCTTACCGAGATCATTATGAATTTAAGCAAACAGATATTATTTCAGATCTGCAGAATGCCGAAGAATGCAGCGCTGAATGGATAGTTACAACAGAAAAAGACATGATAAGACTTAGGCATCTGCGTCTTCCAGAAAATCTCGTCTCGCTTTCTATTGAACTGAGTGCAGACGAGAAATTTTTTGAAGAAGCTGCAAACTAA
- a CDS encoding CooT family nickel-binding protein, giving the protein MCETNAYIFKDGKEELYLESLDSARPEDSKVYLKNMFGEQKIFNGKIKEVSFLKGRVILEEK; this is encoded by the coding sequence ATGTGTGAGACTAATGCATATATTTTCAAAGACGGAAAGGAAGAGCTTTATCTTGAGAGCCTGGATTCAGCACGACCTGAAGACAGCAAGGTCTATCTTAAAAATATGTTTGGGGAGCAGAAAATATTCAACGGGAAGATTAAAGAGGTTTCGTTCCTAAAAGGAAGGGTAATTCTGGAGGAAAAATAG